The proteins below come from a single Bactrocera dorsalis isolate Fly_Bdor chromosome 5, ASM2337382v1, whole genome shotgun sequence genomic window:
- the LOC105224265 gene encoding adenosine kinase isoform X1, producing MSEELRKGILVGCGNPLLDISATVDDNFLQKYDLKPNDAILAAEKHMPLYKELVEKYNAEFIAGGSVQNSLRVCQWMLQKPNTAVFFGCIGHDSYGDILDERARSNGVDVHYQRTNDAPTGTCGVLITGTHRSLCANLAAANHFTIDHLLTPEKQKLVDNAEYFYISGFFLTVSPPSIQHIAQHSHKHNRTFLMNLSAPFLSQFFSEPLMAALPYVDILFGNELEAEAFAAAQGWDDKEMKEIGKKMLALPKQNSNRPRIVVLTQGHLPVLLIQEHSIEEFPVERLEPNEIVDTNGAGDAFVGGFLAQYIQKKPLSVCIRSGIWAARQIIQRSGCTFDGLPYFKE from the exons ATGAGCGAGGAGTTAAG GAAAGGAATATTGGTCGGGTGCGGAAATCCGTTGCTCGATATATCGGCAACTGTGGATGACAATTTTCTGCAAAAGTACGATTTGAAACCAAATGATGCGATATTGGCTGCTGAAAAGCATATGCCGCTTTACAAAGAGTTAGTGGAGAAGTATAATGCTGAATTTATTGCTGGTGGTTCCGTGCAGAATTCATTACGAGTATGTCAGTGGATGTTGCAGAAGCCTAATACGGCTGTATTCTTCGGTTGCATTGGCCATGATAGTTATGGAGATATCTTAGATGAGCGAGCACGATCGAACGGCGTGGATGTACATTATCAACGCACCAATGACGCGCCCACTGGTACTTGTGGTGTTCTAATTACCGGCACACATCGTTCGTTATGTGCAAACTTGGCTGCGGCCAATCATTTTACCATAGACCATTTGCTTACACCCGAAAAACAGAAGCTCGTGGACAATGCCgagtatttttatatatct GGTTTCTTCCTTACGGTTAGCCCGCCAAGCATTCAGCATATTGCCCAACATTCGCACAAACATAATCGCACTTTTCTTATGAACTTGAGTGCACCATTCTTATCGCAATTTTTCAGTGAACCATTAATGGCTGCATTACCTTACGTGGATATACTTTTCGGAAATGAATTG GAAGCGGAAGCATTCGCAGCTGCTCAAGGTTGGGATGACAAGGAAATGAAAGAGATTGGAAAGAAAATGTTGGCTTTACCTAAACAGAATTCCAATAGACCACGTATAGTGGTCTTGACACAAGGTCATTTACCTGTATTGCTCATACAAGAGCATTCCATTGAAGAATTTCCAGTAGAACGATTGGAGCCCAACGAAATTGTCGACACAAATGGTGCTGGTGATGCATTCGTTGGTGGTTTTTTGGCACAGTACATACAAAAGAAGCCACTGAGCGTCTGCATACGCTCAGGAATATGGGCAGCACGACAAATTATCCAGCGTAGTGGCTGCACGTTCGACGGTTTACCTTATTTCAAGGAATAA
- the LOC105224265 gene encoding adenosine kinase isoform X2 produces the protein MKGILVGCGNPLLDISATVDDNFLQKYDLKPNDAILAAEKHMPLYKELVEKYNAEFIAGGSVQNSLRVCQWMLQKPNTAVFFGCIGHDSYGDILDERARSNGVDVHYQRTNDAPTGTCGVLITGTHRSLCANLAAANHFTIDHLLTPEKQKLVDNAEYFYISGFFLTVSPPSIQHIAQHSHKHNRTFLMNLSAPFLSQFFSEPLMAALPYVDILFGNELEAEAFAAAQGWDDKEMKEIGKKMLALPKQNSNRPRIVVLTQGHLPVLLIQEHSIEEFPVERLEPNEIVDTNGAGDAFVGGFLAQYIQKKPLSVCIRSGIWAARQIIQRSGCTFDGLPYFKE, from the exons at GAAAGGAATATTGGTCGGGTGCGGAAATCCGTTGCTCGATATATCGGCAACTGTGGATGACAATTTTCTGCAAAAGTACGATTTGAAACCAAATGATGCGATATTGGCTGCTGAAAAGCATATGCCGCTTTACAAAGAGTTAGTGGAGAAGTATAATGCTGAATTTATTGCTGGTGGTTCCGTGCAGAATTCATTACGAGTATGTCAGTGGATGTTGCAGAAGCCTAATACGGCTGTATTCTTCGGTTGCATTGGCCATGATAGTTATGGAGATATCTTAGATGAGCGAGCACGATCGAACGGCGTGGATGTACATTATCAACGCACCAATGACGCGCCCACTGGTACTTGTGGTGTTCTAATTACCGGCACACATCGTTCGTTATGTGCAAACTTGGCTGCGGCCAATCATTTTACCATAGACCATTTGCTTACACCCGAAAAACAGAAGCTCGTGGACAATGCCgagtatttttatatatct GGTTTCTTCCTTACGGTTAGCCCGCCAAGCATTCAGCATATTGCCCAACATTCGCACAAACATAATCGCACTTTTCTTATGAACTTGAGTGCACCATTCTTATCGCAATTTTTCAGTGAACCATTAATGGCTGCATTACCTTACGTGGATATACTTTTCGGAAATGAATTG GAAGCGGAAGCATTCGCAGCTGCTCAAGGTTGGGATGACAAGGAAATGAAAGAGATTGGAAAGAAAATGTTGGCTTTACCTAAACAGAATTCCAATAGACCACGTATAGTGGTCTTGACACAAGGTCATTTACCTGTATTGCTCATACAAGAGCATTCCATTGAAGAATTTCCAGTAGAACGATTGGAGCCCAACGAAATTGTCGACACAAATGGTGCTGGTGATGCATTCGTTGGTGGTTTTTTGGCACAGTACATACAAAAGAAGCCACTGAGCGTCTGCATACGCTCAGGAATATGGGCAGCACGACAAATTATCCAGCGTAGTGGCTGCACGTTCGACGGTTTACCTTATTTCAAGGAATAA
- the LOC105224268 gene encoding chromodomain-helicase-DNA-binding protein Mi-2 homolog, with protein sequence MASEDDNDDTFQEEEEALDESAQVAELSNDSDAPLKPNNDEDDDYDPDDNRKKKKGKKRKTKKGEEKGRKKKKRKKNDSDDDSDCMQHDEEVDYSTTKRGRKRKEAEKSTAKEKESTSSGMPSVEDVCFAFNVTDVEINYSEADMQNLTSYKSFTQHVRPILQKENPKIPAPKLMMLVAAKWREFCEVNPNLQSEQGRSTGGEEAEEPRSSRSSRNEKPDDIYEEEEEEEDEEEEKETSRSRRKRGGRSSSKKGRRAGKVPTLKIKFGKRKRGSSDEDQDASGASERDSDLEFEKMLQKSDDSADEKEVAAPAEKIEEPADDANAAPVVRKKAKTKIGNKFKKKKKLKTTSRFPDGEEGEHEHQDYCEVCQQGGEIILCDTCPRAYHLVCLEPELDEAPEGKWSCPHCEADGGAAEEEDDDEHQEFCRVCKDGGELLCCDSCPSAYHTFCLNPPLDTIPDGDWKCPRCSCPPLSGKAEKIITWRWIESNEPSTSKKPKTRMREYFVKWHNMSYWHCEWVSEVHMDVHHPLMIRSFQRKYDMEEPPKFEESLDEADSRYQRIQRHKAKGGIQVEDENEEYKKDLEERFYRNGVKPEWLIVQRVINHRTTRDGTTMYLVKWRDLPYDKSTWEDETDDIPGLKQAIDYYQDLRAACTSESTTSRVGKKGKKGRKSKVKELEDEERVQRRFTPPPEKPTTDLKKKYEGQPQFLEETGMQLHPYQIEGINWLRYSWGQGIDTILADEMGLGKTIQTVTFLYSLYKEGHCKGPFLVAVPLSTIINWEREFELWAPDFYCITYVGDKDSRAVIRENELSFEEGAIRGGKASRLRTTQFKFNVLLTSYELISMDAACLGSIDWAVLVVDEAHRLKSNQSKFFRILNSYNIAYRMLLTGTPLQNNLEELFHLLNFLSRDKFSDLNAFQNEFADVSKEEQVKRLHEMLGPHMLRRLKADVLKNMPSKSEFIVRVELSAMQKKFYKFILTKNYEALNSKSGGNSCSLINVMMDLKKCCNHPYLFPSASEEAPTTAGGMYEINALTKAAGKLVLLSKMLKQLKEQGHRVLIFSQMTKMLDILEDFLEGEGYKYERIDGGITGNLRQEAIDRFNAPGAQQFVFLLSTRAGGLGINLATADTVIIYDSDWNPHNDIQAFSRAHRIGQANKVMIYRFVTRNSVEERVTQVAKRKMMLTHLVVRPGMGGKGANFTKQELDDILRFGTEELFKEDGDKEEAIHYDDKAVAELLDRSNRGIEEKESWANEYLSSFKVASYATKEEDEEEETEIIKQEAENSDPAYWVKLLRHHYEQHQEDVSRTLGKGKRVRKQVNYTDGGVVPADTTRDDGNWQDNASEYNSDYSAGSDEDGGDDDFDEQNGGGEGRKAKRRVERRDDRPLPPLLARVGGNIEVLGFNARQRKSFLNAIMRFGMPPQDAFNSQWLVRDLRGKSERNFKAYVSLFMRHLCEPGADNAEAFADGVPREGLSRQHVLTRIGVMSLIRKKVQEFEHINGYYSMPELILKPCEPVRGQIGGMPKLADGQTVAVGAETEASKAIEDKSATTSTSATPATSAAPSPAPASEKGDDKLGTAGTAAGDEIKKESEMSTTSSGDKELTPNVNSETKDEHKGEVSTSSGDVKLEKSDEKDKTAGELDKDVKVETAEGSDVKKEGDSASTARDAKDSKEDANKTVKDESKSEQKPKEEPTTTIIDDDDDDVMIVKEDGELEKPIANTSSGSAGNNNAKEQKPKIEESLEVLKRKFMFNIADGGFTELHTLWLNEEKAAVPGREYEIWHRRHDYWLLAGIVTHGYGRWQDIQNDIRFAIINEPFKMDVGKGNFLEIKNKFLARRFKLLEQALVIEEQLRRAAFLNLAQDPNHPAMSLNARFAEVECLAESHQHLSKESLAGNKPANAVLHKVLNQLEELLSDMKSDVSRLPATLARIPPVAQRLQMSERSILSRLAATAGNTSNAAQLMAQFPAGFQGTSLPAFAGGPAGNFAAFRPQFSVPGQLSNASGSSAVNN encoded by the exons aagaagaagaagcactcGATGAGTCTGCGCAAGTAGCTGAACTGTCAAATGATTCCGATGCACCATTAAAGCCGAAT AATGATGAAGATGATGATTATGATCCCGATGATAACCGGAAAAAGAAGAAGGGAAAAAAGCGCAAAACTAAAAAAGGAGAAGAGAAAGGACGCAAGAAGAAGAAGCGTAAGAAGAATGATAGCGACGATGACAGTGATTGTATGCAGCATGATGAAGAGGTGGATTATAGTACAACAAAGCGTGGACGCAAGCGCAAGGAAGCGGAGAAGTCCACAGCAAAAGAAAAGGAGTCAACAAGTTCCG gCATGCCATCTGTGGAAGACGTATGCTTCGCCTTCAATGTCACCGATGTTGAAATCAATTACAGCGAAGCTGATATGCAAAATTTAACATCGTACAAATCATTTACTCAACACGTTCGTCCCATATTACAAAAGGAGAATCCGAAAATACCAGCACCTAAGCTAATGATGTTAGTTGCAGCCAAGTGGCGCGAGTTTTGCGAGGTAAATCCAAATTTGCAGTCGGAGCAAGGTCGCAGCACAGGCGGTGAGGAGGCTGAAGAGCCACGTTCGTCACGTTCTTCACGTAATGAAAAG CCGGACGATAtatatgaagaagaagaagaggaggaAGATGAGGAGGAGGAAAAAGAAACATCACGTTCTCGCCGTAAGCGTGGTGGTCGTTCAAGTAGCAAAAAGGGCCGACGAGCCGGCAAAGTGCCAACATTGAAGATTAAATTCGGCAAACGTAAACGTGGCAGCTCTGATGAAGATCAAGATGCTAGTGGAGCTTCCGAACGTGATTCCGAtttagaatttgaaaaaatgttacaaaaatcCGATGATAGTGCCGATGAGAAAGAAGTAGCCGCACCTGCCGAAAAAATTGAAGAACCTGCCGATGATGCTAATGCTGCACCTGTTGtgcgaaaaaaagcaaaaaccaaaatcggcaataagtttaaaaagaagaagaaattaaaaactacCAGTCGATTCCCAGATGGCGAAGAAGGTGAACATGAACATCAGGACTATTGTGAAGTATGCCAACAGGGCGGTGAAATAATACTTTGCGATACATGTCCACGTGCTTATCATTTGGTTTGTTTGGAACCAGAATTGGATGAAGCACCGGAAGGTAAATGGTCGTGTCCACATTGCGAGGCTGATGGTGGTGCTGCCGAAGAGGAGGATGACGATGAGCATCAAGAGTTTTGTCGAGTGTGCAAAGATGGCGGCGAATTGTTGTGTTGCGATTCATGTCCATCAGCCTATCATACTTTCTGTCTCAATCCACCATTAGACACAATACCAGATGGCGATTGGAAATGTCCACGTTGTAGCTGTCCGCCACTATCGGGCAAGGCAGAGAAAATTATTACATGGCGTTGGATTGAATCAAATGAGCCGTCAACATCGAAGAAACCCAAAACTCGAATGCGCGAGTACTTTGTGAAATGGCACAACATGTCATATTGGCATTGCGAGTGGGTTTCTGAGGTCCACATGGATGTGCATCATCCACTAATGATACGTTCATTCCAACGTAAATATGACATGGAAGAACCACCGAAGTTCGAGGAATCCCTAGACGAGGCAGATTCACGTTATCAACGCATTCAGCGCCACAAGGCAAAAGGTGGCATTCAAGTCGAAGATGAGAATGAAGAATACAAGAAGGATTTGGAGGAGCGCTTCTATCGCAATGGTGTGAAGCCTGAGTGGTTGATTGTGCAACGCGTTATTAACCACCGTACTACACGTGACGGTACAACTATGTATTTGGTGAAATGGCGTGACTTGCCTTACGATAAGTCTACATGGGAGGATGAAACTGATGATATCCCTGGTCTAAAACAGGCGATTGATTATTATCAAGACTTACGTGCGGCTTGCACTTCAGAGTCGACAACTTCACGTGTTGGTAAGAAGGGTAAAAAGGGTCGTAAATCGAAGGTAAAAGAGCTTGAGGATGAAGAACGTGTACAACGTCGCTTTACACCACCCCCAGAAAAACCAACTACAgacttaaaaaagaaatacgAGGGTCAACCACAATTCTTGGAAGAAACTGGCATGCAACTGCATCCATATCAGATCGAAGGTATCAATTGGTTGCGCTATTCTTGGGGTCAAGGCATCGATACCATATTGGCCGATGAGATGGGTCTGGGCAAAACTATACAAACGGTCACTTTCTTGTACTCTTTATATAAAGAGGGTCACTGCAAAGGACCATTTCTGGTAGCAGTGCCGTTGTCCACCATCATTAATTGGGAACGTGAATTCGAATTGTGGGCACCAGATTTTTACTGCATCACATATGTGGGCGACAAGGATTCCCGTGCCGTAATACGCGAGAATGAGTTATCGTTTGAGGAGGGTGCCATACGTGGCGGCAAAGCATCACGTCTACGCACtactcaatttaaatttaacgtGTTGTTGACCAGTTACGAGTTAATTTCCATGGACGCCGCTTGTTTGGGTTCAATCGATTGGGCAGTGTTGGTCGTAGATGAGGCACATCGCTTGAAGAGTAATCAAAGTAAATTTTTCCGCATTTTAAACAGTTACAATATTGCATATAGAATGTTGCTGACTGGTACACCTTTGCAAAATAATCTGGAGGAGCTGTTCCATTTACTGAATTTCTTAAGTCGCGACAAATTTAGCGATTTAAATGCTTTccaaaatgaatttgccgatgTATCGAAGGAAGAGCAGGTGAAACGTTTACATGAAATGCTTGGACCGCATATGTTGCGTCGTCTCAAAGCTGACGTGTTGAAGAATATGCCGTCGAAATCGGAATTCATTGTACGTGTGGAACTTTCGGCTATGCAAAAGaaattctacaaatttattttgaccaaaaattacgaGGCGCTGAATTCGAAGAGTGGCGGCAATTCATGCTCGCTCATCAACGTTATGATGGATCTGAAAAAATGTTGTAATCATCCTTATTTATTCCCTTCGGCATCCGAAGAGGCACCAACGACCGCTGGCGGCATGTATGAAATAAATGCATTGACCAAAGCAGCTGGCAAATTGGTTTTACTTTCTAAAATGTTAAAACAACTTAAAGAGCAAGGACATCGTGTACTAATTTTCTCACAGATGACGAAAATGTTGGATATACTGGAAGATTTTCTCGAAGGTGAAGGTTACAAGTATGAACGCATTGACGGTGGCATCACTGGCAATTTGCGTCAAGAGGCGATAGATCGTTTTAACGCACCTGGAGCACAACAATTCGTCTTCTTGCTTAGTACACGCGCTGGAGGTTTGGGTATCAATTTAGCTACAGCTGACACAGTCATCATTTATGATTCTGATTGGAATCCACATAATGACATACAGGCATTTTCGCGTGCTCATCGTATTGGACAGGCAAACAAAGTGATGATTTATCGTTTTGTGACACGTAATTCTGTGGAGGAACGTGTCACACAAGTGGCGAAGCGTAAAATGATGCTAACCCATTTGGTGGTACGTCCCGGCATGGGAGGTAAGGGCGCGAATTTCACCAAGCAAGAGTTGGATGATATTTTACGTTTCGGCACTGAGGAACTTTTTAAAGAGGATGGCGATAAGGAAGAAGCAATTCATTATGATGATAAAGCGGTTGCTGAGTTACTCGATCGTTCGAATCGTGGTATCGAAGAAAAAGAGTCCTGGGCTAATGAGTACTTGTCCTCATTTAAAGTAGCTTCATATGCCACCAAAGAAGaggatgaagaagaagaaacggaAATTATTAAGCAAGAAGCTGAGAATTCTGATCCGGCTTATTGGGTGAAATTGCTGCGACATCACTACGAGCAGCATCAAGAAGATGTCAGTCGTACCCTTGGCAAGGGCAAACGTGTACGCAAACAGGTCAATTACACAGATGGTGGTGTGGTCCCGGCGGACACAACGCGCGATGACGGTAACTGGCAGGACAATGCATCTGAATATAATTCGGATTACTCGGCTGGCTCCGATGAAGATGGAGGCGACGATGATTTCGATGAACAGAATGGTGGAGGAGAAGGCCGTAAGGCAAAACGTCGTGTTGAGCGTCGCGACGATCGTCCATTGCCACCATTATTGGCACGTGTCGGTGGCAACATCGAAGTATTAGGTTTTAATGCGCGTCAACGCAAAAGTTTCCTAAATGCGATTATGCGTTTCGGAATGCCGCCACAGGACGCCTTCAATTCGCAATGGCTGGTGCGCGATTTACGCGGCAAGTCTGAGCGTAATTTCAAAGCATATGTTTCGCTTTTTATGCGTCACCTTTGTGAGCCGGGCGCGGATAACGCTGAAGCTTTTGCTGACGGTGTACCGCGTGAAGGTTTGTCACGGCAACATGTGCTAACACGTATTGGTGTTATGTCTTTGATTCGCAAGAAAGTGCAGGAGTTCGAGCACATAAACGGTTACTACAGTATGCCGGAACTAATATTGAAACCGTGCGAGCCAGTTCGGGGACAAATAGGTGGAATGCCAAAGCTGGCGGATGGTCAAACAGTAGCAGTTGGTGCTGAGACTGAAGCGTCAAAAGCAATTGAGGACAAGAGTGCGACGACTAGTACAAGTGCCACGCCAGCTACAAGTGCGGCACCAAGTCCAGCGCCAGCATCCGAAAAGGGTGACGATAAATTGGGCACTGCAGGTACAGCTGCTGGTGATGAAATCAAGAAAGAGAGTGAAATGAGCACAACTTCGAGTGGCGATAAGGAACTAACGCCAAATGTGAATAGTGAGACAAAAGATGAACACAAGGGCGAAGTGTCTACATCTAGCGGTGATGTGAAATTAGAAAAGAGTGACGAGAAAGATAAAACTGCGGGTGAACTTGATAAagatgttaaagttgagacggCCGAAGGTAGTGATGTGAAAAAGGAAGGAGACAGTGCTTCCACAGCAAGGGATGCAAAGGATTCCAAGGAAGACGCCAATAAAACGGTAAAAGATGAAAGTAAATCAGAACAAAAGCCTAAAGAGGAACCAACTACAACCATCattgatgatgatgacgatgacGTGATGATTGTCAAGGAAGATGGAGAACTAGAAAAACCAATAGCCAATACTTCGAGTGGTTCAGCCGGCAATAACAATGCTAAGGAGCAAAAGCCGAAAATTGAAGAGAGTCTCGAGGTATTGAAACGTAAATTTATGTTCAACATTGCAGATGGCGGTTTTACCGAATTGCACACACTTTGGTTAAATGAAGAGAAAGCTGCCGTGCCAGGACGTGAATATGAAATCTGGCACCGTCGTCACGACTACTGGCTGCTAGCAGGTATAGTGACACATGGTTATGGCCGTTGGCAAGACATACAAAACGACATTCGTTTTGCTATCATCAATGAACCCTTCAAAATGGACGTTGGTAAAGGCAATTTCTtggaaatcaaaaataaatttttagcgcGCCGTTTTAAGTTGCTCGAACAAGCGTTGGTTATTGAGGAGCAATTGCGTCGTGCCGCCTTCCTGAATTTGGCGCAAGATCCTAATCATCCGGCAATGTCGTTGAATGCACGTTTCGCTGAAGTCGAATGTCTTGCCGAGTCACATCAACACTTAAGCAAAGAATCTTTGGCCGGCAATAAACCAGCTAACGCAGTACTGCACAAAGTGTTGAATCAACTGGAGGAGTTGTTGTCCGATATGAAGAGTGACGTGTCGCGCCTACCAGCCACACTGGCACGTATACCGCCCGTGGCGCAACGTCTGCAAATGTCCGAGCGTTCAATACTTTCCCGTTTGGCCGCAACTGCCGGCAACACATCCAATGCGG CACAATTGATGGCTCAGTTTCCAGCCGGTTTTCAAGGCACTTCTTTGCCGGCCTTTGCTGGTGGGCCAGCAGGCAATTTCGCCGCCTTCAGACCGCAATTTTCCGTGCCTGGACAGTTGTCGAACGCTTCTGGCAGCAGCGCGgtcaacaattaa